A region of Lycium barbarum isolate Lr01 chromosome 3, ASM1917538v2, whole genome shotgun sequence DNA encodes the following proteins:
- the LOC132631585 gene encoding uncharacterized protein LOC132631585, which translates to MDKSNEELEPLFDYRRVQPFNTPFNLVCLDDDSPDSSPVISKKRKMTDTAVEKKEDKKVAVQIVDCEEKEEDWLPPSPNISAHTSNLVEDSTIKEIRLKKKELASFAQSAKDELRDVEESVKRDLSASLHSLQDSVAEPPSKPSTERAKIVISIQDKDGAKQFRVYMDDKFERLFKSYADKVKLDLQNLVFCFDGDKINPTATPSSLEMEDDDIIEVHVKPSC; encoded by the exons ATG GATAAATCTAATGAAGAACTGGAACCTCTATTTGATTACAGACGTGTTCAGCCCTTCAATACTCCCTTTAATCTTGTCTGCCTTGACG ATGATAGTCCAGACTCGTCTCCAGTCATCTCAAAGAAACGGAAAATGACCGATACTGCT GTCGAAAAGAAAGAAGACAAAAAGGTAGCAGTTCAAATAGTTGACtgtgaagaaaaagaagaggatTGGCTGCCACCTTCCCCAAATATTTCTGCTCATACTAGTAACCTTGTTGAAGATTCAACTATAAAGGAAATTAG GTTGAAAAAGAAAGAGCTGGCATCATTTGCCCAATCAGCTAAGGATGAGCTGCGAGATGTTGAAGAATCTGTAAAAAGAGATCTTAGTGCTTCGCTCCATTCACTTCAAGATAGTGTGGCTGAGCCGCCATCAAAACCCTCAACTGAAAGAGCTAAGATAGTCATTTCTATCCAAGACAAGGATGGAGCGAAACAATTTCGGGTTTACATG GATGATAAATTTGAGAGGCTGTTCAAATCGTACGCTGATAAAGTCAAGCTTGACCTGCAAAATCTGGTTTTCTGCTTTGACGGGGATAAAATTAATCCGACTGCAACTCCCAGTAGTCTCGAGATGGAGGACGATGACATCATTGAAGTGCATGTAAAACCAAGTTGTTGA